The sequence GTCTGGGGGCTCAGGACAACCGCAGCCCAGGACGCGCTCCGCAAGGACGTCGGGAAGCGCTGCGGGACCATCGTCGCCGGGCCTGCCGGCGAGAACCTCGTCGCGTACGCGTGTCTTCTCTCAGACGACCGCGCCGCCGGCCGCGCCGGCATGGGTGCGGTGTTCGGCTCGAAGAACCTCAAAGGCATCGCCGCCTGGGGCACCCGGAGGACTCCCGTCGCCGAGCCTGAGCGCTACAGCAAGCACATCAAAGCGTGGAGCGCGGCGCTCAAAGCCCATCCGATCGCCGGCGACTCACTTCCGCGCCTAGGAACCGCGGGGTTCCTCAAGCCGATGCAAGATCTCGGAATTGTCGCAACCCGCAACTTCAAGCACGGACGCTTCGATGGCGCGGGAGAGATCGACGGGGAGGCCCTCGCGGCACGGCGCCTCGTGGATACGGCCGGCTGCACAAGCTGCCCGATCCGCTGCGGAAGAGTGGTTGAACTCGATGGCCGGCGCATCAAGGGACCCGAGCTCGAAACGCTCGTGTTGCTCGGCGCCAACCTCGACAACCCTGACCTCGACCGCATCATCGAATGGAACGAGATACTCGACGAGCTTGGCCTGGACACAATGAGCACGGGCGGGACGATCTCGTTCGCGATGGAAGCCGCCGAGCAGGGGCTGTGGGACAACGGGCTGGAGTTCGGCAGAACCGACGGGCTGGCGGCGATCTTCGAAGACATCGCGTACCGTCGCGGCCTGGGCGATGAGCTTGCCGACGGAAGCCGGGCGCTGGCCGAGCGCTACGGTGGAGCCGATTTTGCCATGAATGTGAAGGGCCTGGAAATCGCAGCGTACGAGCCGCGCAGGGCTGTGGGTCAGGGTCTCGGGTACGCAGTCGCTAACCGCGGCGGGTGTCATCTCGGCGGCGGCTACGGCGTGGCCCTCGAGGGGCTCGCTCTGCAGATGGACGGCCGTTCACCGAAGGGCAAGGCGGCGCTGGTCGTGCTCTTCCAAGACCTCATGGAGGCGATTTCCTCGGCGGGGAGCTGTCTTTTCACCACGCTCGGCGTCATGCCCGGCTCGCTCGTTGCAACGCCCGGCGGCGCCTTGGGCCGCTCGGCTGCGATCCTCTTCCAGCACGCGTCCGTTGTGCTGCGGCTGATGCGCATCGCGCCACGCGGCCTTCTCCGCATCCCCATGCCTCTTATCCCGCACATCAGGGCGATCGAACTCGCGACCGGCGAGCGGTACGGCTTCGGCGGTTTTTGGGCGGTCGGCGAGCGCGCCTACAATCTGGAGCGGGCGCTGCAGGCACGTTTCGGCGTCGACAGCTCGGCCGACACCCTGCCGGAGCGGCTGACACGTGAGCAAGAGTCAGACGTCGGCGGGAGAGGCGCCGTGCCGCTCGAGTCGCTCAAGCGCGACTACTACCGTCAACGCGGCTGGAGTAAGGATGGGCTGCCTGACGACGCCCTCATGAGTCGCCTTGGGACCGGGGGAAGAAAGCCCCGCGCGCGCTGAGGGAACGCGCAGCCGAGCCACCCCGCCATTTGCCTGAGCGCTCCCGAAGTTCGAAGTCGGAGCGCGTAAGGTTTAGGGGGGCGTGACCCCGAAGTCGTCTTG comes from Actinomycetota bacterium and encodes:
- a CDS encoding aldehyde ferredoxin oxidoreductase family protein, whose protein sequence is MTLRGGWMGRVLAVDLSSGEIRDYPWSDEEYRTWLGGKAMAARILADILPTDAGPLEPGNVLVISTGPLTGTGAPSSSRFSVAARSPLTGLPATSNCGGSFGTHLKRAGYDALIVTGAAAQPVWLEIAEEGVTVHDATDVWGLRTTAAQDALRKDVGKRCGTIVAGPAGENLVAYACLLSDDRAAGRAGMGAVFGSKNLKGIAAWGTRRTPVAEPERYSKHIKAWSAALKAHPIAGDSLPRLGTAGFLKPMQDLGIVATRNFKHGRFDGAGEIDGEALAARRLVDTAGCTSCPIRCGRVVELDGRRIKGPELETLVLLGANLDNPDLDRIIEWNEILDELGLDTMSTGGTISFAMEAAEQGLWDNGLEFGRTDGLAAIFEDIAYRRGLGDELADGSRALAERYGGADFAMNVKGLEIAAYEPRRAVGQGLGYAVANRGGCHLGGGYGVALEGLALQMDGRSPKGKAALVVLFQDLMEAISSAGSCLFTTLGVMPGSLVATPGGALGRSAAILFQHASVVLRLMRIAPRGLLRIPMPLIPHIRAIELATGERYGFGGFWAVGERAYNLERALQARFGVDSSADTLPERLTREQESDVGGRGAVPLESLKRDYYRQRGWSKDGLPDDALMSRLGTGGRKPRAR